A stretch of the Saccharolobus caldissimus genome encodes the following:
- a CDS encoding long-chain-fatty-acid--CoA ligase, translating into MMAKVFIKGLPSTMMDDFQLNVINLLQHAAENYGEREIKSRKLDGTLEVFNYKTIYERVKRLANALESLGVKPTDRVGVLGFNTHRYFEAYFGISGIGAIMVEMNFRLSPEELTYIAKHSKIKVVFADEQLIPVVEKVNDRVNFDKIVIMTDRERTPATKISKVYHYEDLLKNSSPNYDFPIIDEKSSCFACYTSGTTGMPKGVYYSHRAIVLHSMAVIQAVPVNTNDALLQLVPMFHANGWGWPFTATMVGAKQVFPGQYSLDNLKPIIDLLINENITISNGVPTLWIAIHNYLSSLKDKPKFNNLKVLIGGSEPPLALIRGLREFGIEVIHGYGSTETTPLSHINIIKYYLGLSQEEYEELKSKQGIPVFPIQRKVVTPDGKDVPWDNKTVGELLERGPWVVKEYYNDPRTFESFIGEGYEIWWKSGNAVTVDQYGYIKIVDRLKDLIKSGGEWISSVDMENFLMAHPKVLEATVVGVPHPKWQERPLAFIVVKPEYKDNVTKEELLEHLSKRFAKWQLPEIIFTDSIPKTSTGKFDKKVLREQYKDYFIKREMIE; encoded by the coding sequence ATGATGGCTAAAGTCTTCATAAAGGGTTTACCATCAACAATGATGGATGATTTTCAATTGAATGTAATTAATTTGCTTCAGCATGCTGCAGAAAACTATGGAGAGAGGGAAATAAAGTCTAGAAAATTAGATGGTACATTAGAGGTATTTAATTATAAGACCATTTATGAGAGGGTAAAGAGACTAGCAAACGCATTAGAATCACTAGGAGTTAAACCTACTGATAGAGTTGGAGTATTAGGATTTAACACTCACAGATATTTTGAAGCCTATTTCGGCATAAGCGGCATTGGTGCAATAATGGTTGAGATGAACTTCAGACTATCACCAGAAGAATTAACTTATATCGCTAAACATTCTAAGATTAAAGTAGTATTTGCGGATGAACAATTAATTCCAGTAGTAGAGAAAGTTAATGATAGGGTGAACTTTGATAAGATAGTAATTATGACTGATAGAGAAAGAACACCAGCTACTAAAATCTCTAAAGTTTATCATTATGAGGACTTACTTAAAAATAGCTCTCCTAATTACGATTTCCCTATAATCGATGAGAAATCATCTTGTTTTGCTTGTTACACTTCCGGTACTACTGGAATGCCTAAAGGGGTTTATTATTCCCATAGGGCCATAGTATTACATTCTATGGCAGTAATTCAAGCAGTTCCCGTAAACACTAATGATGCGCTTTTACAGTTAGTTCCTATGTTTCACGCAAACGGCTGGGGATGGCCTTTTACCGCTACCATGGTTGGAGCTAAGCAAGTATTCCCTGGGCAATACAGTTTAGATAACTTAAAGCCTATCATTGATCTGCTTATAAACGAAAATATCACAATATCTAATGGAGTTCCGACTCTTTGGATAGCTATTCACAATTATTTATCGTCACTAAAAGATAAGCCGAAATTTAATAATTTAAAAGTACTTATAGGCGGAAGCGAGCCTCCTTTAGCCTTAATAAGGGGACTTAGGGAGTTCGGAATAGAGGTAATACATGGTTATGGGTCAACTGAAACTACACCTCTATCCCATATAAACATAATAAAGTACTATTTAGGGTTAAGTCAGGAAGAATATGAGGAGTTAAAATCCAAGCAAGGAATTCCAGTATTTCCGATTCAGAGAAAAGTAGTCACCCCAGATGGAAAAGATGTACCTTGGGATAATAAAACCGTTGGAGAACTTTTAGAGAGAGGACCTTGGGTGGTTAAAGAATATTATAACGACCCAAGAACGTTCGAATCTTTCATAGGAGAGGGTTATGAAATTTGGTGGAAGAGTGGCAATGCTGTTACTGTAGATCAGTACGGTTATATAAAGATAGTAGATAGACTTAAAGATCTCATAAAGAGCGGAGGTGAGTGGATATCAAGCGTAGATATGGAGAACTTCTTGATGGCTCATCCTAAAGTTCTTGAGGCTACAGTAGTTGGTGTTCCTCATCCTAAATGGCAAGAAAGACCTTTAGCTTTTATAGTTGTAAAACCAGAGTATAAGGATAACGTGACTAAGGAAGAACTTTTAGAACATTTATCGAAGAGATTCGCAAAGTGGCAATTACCCGAAATAATTTTCACAGATTCAATTCCTAAAACCAGTACTGGTAAGTTCGATAAGAAGGTATTAAGAGAACAGTATAAGGATTATTTCATAAAAAGAGAAATGATAGAATAA
- a CDS encoding acetoacetate--CoA ligase, which yields MPEVLWKPYEDFIKESTMANYVEWLKNNGYDFDISYDPMKNIEYYNRLWKWSVTELENFWKTIWDYFNIIAHTPYVNVMSSRQMPGVKWFSGSTLNYVEHIFRNTKDKPAIIYRREDGLRKIISWNEMLQQVSSLASFLKQSGVKKGDRIVGYISQRPEAVIGLLASASIGAIWSVAGLELGVTAVIDRFKQLQPKVLIIADGYVYNGKRIDKREDVKKLISNLPSLELIIIVPSLDENFNYYSEGKKVVKWDEIHTKEKIEFEFVDFNYPLWVIYTSGTTGIPKPIVHSHGGILIEALKASLHLNLRENDRFLWYSTPSWMMWNVVVNALLYGSTVVFYDGSPMYNNLTPLWEIAEKEELTFLGLSAPFIHSCVKSTLEPGSQYNLKNLKAIGSTAAPLSVSGFEWIYKKVKQDIWLTPGSGGTDVMTAFVGGCPILPVWSGEMQCRWLGASVQAFDSEGKPVINEVGELVITEPMPSMPIYFWGDDNYKWYKESYFNLFPNVWWHGDWIMITDRGTAIIYGRSDSTIKRKGIRMGTLDIYKVVESIPEVQNSMAIEAYDNLILYVVLKGNLTLDESLKQKIKDKMRQELGPYFIPDYIIQVPDIPLTLNFKKLEVPVKKILMGWDINKAVRIDSISNPDALYTLIELSKPIIEEIKRKRA from the coding sequence ATGCCAGAAGTGTTGTGGAAACCATATGAAGACTTCATAAAGGAATCTACGATGGCAAATTACGTAGAGTGGCTAAAAAATAATGGATATGATTTTGATATTTCGTATGATCCAATGAAAAATATTGAATATTATAATAGGCTATGGAAATGGTCTGTTACAGAACTGGAAAATTTCTGGAAAACTATATGGGATTACTTTAATATAATTGCTCATACTCCTTATGTAAATGTTATGTCTTCTAGACAAATGCCTGGAGTTAAATGGTTCTCTGGATCTACGTTAAATTATGTTGAGCATATTTTTAGAAATACTAAGGATAAACCTGCTATAATTTATAGAAGAGAAGATGGATTAAGGAAAATAATAAGCTGGAATGAAATGTTACAACAAGTTTCTTCATTAGCCTCATTTTTAAAGCAATCAGGAGTTAAGAAGGGAGATAGGATAGTAGGGTATATTAGCCAAAGGCCAGAGGCAGTAATAGGTCTTTTAGCCTCAGCAAGTATTGGAGCTATATGGTCAGTTGCAGGATTAGAGTTAGGAGTTACTGCAGTAATAGATAGATTTAAGCAATTACAACCTAAAGTTCTCATAATAGCTGATGGATATGTATATAATGGGAAGAGAATAGATAAGAGAGAAGATGTAAAGAAACTTATAAGTAATTTACCCTCATTAGAGTTAATAATCATTGTACCCTCATTAGATGAGAATTTTAACTATTATAGTGAAGGTAAGAAGGTAGTTAAATGGGATGAGATACATACAAAAGAGAAGATTGAATTTGAATTTGTAGATTTTAACTATCCTTTATGGGTAATATATACTTCTGGAACTACCGGAATACCTAAACCCATAGTTCACAGTCATGGAGGAATACTTATCGAGGCGTTAAAGGCTTCATTACATTTAAACCTCAGAGAAAACGACAGATTTCTATGGTACTCTACGCCATCATGGATGATGTGGAATGTGGTCGTAAATGCCTTACTCTATGGGTCAACTGTTGTATTTTATGATGGAAGTCCTATGTATAATAATTTAACTCCTTTATGGGAAATAGCGGAAAAGGAAGAGTTAACCTTTTTAGGACTCAGTGCACCTTTCATACACTCTTGCGTTAAATCCACATTAGAACCAGGAAGTCAATATAATCTAAAAAATCTAAAGGCAATAGGATCTACAGCTGCACCGTTAAGTGTGAGTGGTTTCGAATGGATATACAAAAAAGTTAAACAAGATATATGGTTAACCCCAGGAAGTGGAGGAACTGATGTAATGACTGCATTTGTAGGAGGATGTCCCATATTACCAGTTTGGTCTGGTGAGATGCAATGTAGATGGTTAGGTGCCAGTGTACAAGCATTTGATAGTGAGGGGAAACCAGTTATAAACGAAGTGGGGGAATTAGTAATAACTGAGCCTATGCCTTCAATGCCTATTTATTTTTGGGGAGATGATAACTATAAATGGTATAAGGAGAGTTACTTTAACTTATTTCCTAATGTATGGTGGCATGGAGATTGGATAATGATAACAGATAGAGGTACTGCAATAATCTACGGTAGATCTGATTCCACGATAAAAAGGAAAGGAATTAGAATGGGTACCTTAGATATATACAAAGTAGTTGAGTCAATTCCAGAAGTTCAGAATAGTATGGCAATTGAAGCTTATGATAACCTTATATTATACGTGGTACTTAAGGGAAATTTAACTCTTGACGAATCACTTAAACAAAAGATTAAAGATAAGATGAGACAAGAATTGGGTCCATATTTCATACCAGATTATATTATACAAGTCCCAGATATACCTTTAACGCTAAACTTTAAGAAACTTGAGGTCCCAGTTAAGAAAATATTAATGGGATGGGACATTAATAAAGCAGTGAGAATAGACTCGATTTCTAATCCTGATGCCCTTTACACGCTTATAGAACTATCTAAGCCTATAATTGAAGAAATTAAAAGAAAAAGAGCCTAA